The segment AAGTTTccacaaaattgtatttaaattaatacaacTTCAGTTGAAGAAATTCAAGTTTaacatcatttaaaaaatgttcgttTGTTTTGCCGGCTTGTACGGTCTCTTGgaattgtttacatttgttgAAACTTACCTCAAGGGGATCAACATCGTGAGCGATGACGACCAATTGAGCCTTCTTTTGTTCAACCAATTTGGTGACGGTGTTGGTACCAGCACGGATGAAAGTGGGCTTCTTCTTGGGTTGGACATCCTTACCCTTAGCCTTGGCTTCAGCAATCTTCTTCAAGCGTTGCTTCTTAGCAATGGCGGATTCGGGACGGTATTTCTCCAacaatttgaacattttgacGGCGGTGGTCTTGTCCAAAGTTTGGCTGAATTGATGGATTGGTGGTGGGACCTTCAAACGCTTTTGCAAAACAGCCTTTTGGCGTTGGACGCGAATGTACTTGGGCCATCTTACGAAGCGAGACAAATCGCGTTTGGGTTGGATGTTTTGacctaaaatagaaaaaaatatttaataaatcttgttcaacttttatttcatcacaattttttttttcgtttaaacaCAAACATAACTTACCAATGCCAAAGTTCTTGGGACGCTTTTCGAAAAGTTGGTTAACAACTTTCTTGACAACGGGCTTTTTGACAGCCAAAGGAGCAGGGGCAACCTTCTTGGTCACTGGCTTCTTCTTTGGTCTGGGCTAAaagaacacaacaacaaaacacaatgACATTTTATTAAACTGTTTTTACTCTGATATTTGTAAACATTCGTGCACActtttttaggttttctttagtttattttataaaaacactttatttattCACAATTTCTTTTTCACGTACCTTCTTAACAACCattatggattattttttttataagatgtTAATGAAAAAAGCAGATATTTACGGCAGGTCGAAAAAAGACCAGCTTTTATGTCTGCTTGTCAAAAAGGAAAGGAGTTGAGCAAAACGGAAATACAACCAATGTCAATCTTGCGGCAGAGTTGAATTTTTTAACAACACAAGAGCCCTCTAGCGGGGTTTTTAAGGTGACACTTTCGAAAGTAAACAAAAGCAACTCTGCAGGAGAACCACTAAgaaatatgagtttttttatattttttaattattctgttatttataaataaaagaataataaattaagaaaattaataatattattaaattgaaattgatgTTTCAATcgccttttttgattttttttaacaaaaaagtcaatttttttatttttaaaaatataaattatttgatgttgaataaatatttttttatgttctttttcaaattcttttaaatgaataataaaatataaaaatatttgtatataagcaacataaaatgtttataaaacaaacaaacaaacatgtcAAAATCATAGACACGCTTTATCatagtatattttaataataaaaaaatattttcaaattttaaatattctacttCATAAACA is part of the Lucilia cuprina isolate Lc7/37 chromosome 3, ASM2204524v1, whole genome shotgun sequence genome and harbors:
- the LOC111687772 gene encoding 60S ribosomal protein L7a → MVVKKPRPKKKPVTKKVAPAPLAVKKPVVKKVVNQLFEKRPKNFGIGQNIQPKRDLSRFVRWPKYIRVQRQKAVLQKRLKVPPPIHQFSQTLDKTTAVKMFKLLEKYRPESAIAKKQRLKKIAEAKAKGKDVQPKKKPTFIRAGTNTVTKLVEQKKAQLVVIAHDVDPLELVLFLPALCRKMGVPYCIVKGKARLGMLVRRKTCTALALTNVEANDKANFSKVVEAIKTNYNDRHDEIRRHWGGGILGSKSLARIAKLERAKARELAQKQG